The DNA window CCTAGCCTGAAAGGTGAACAACTGATTTTCGGTGTAAATGCTTATCCTTCTGGCTTTGATGATTTTGTAAATTATCTTCGAAGCTTTGATCCGGAGACACCAACAAACGTTCCCGAGCATCTGCCTTACTCAAAAGGAAAATTTGCTAATTAAATTAATTTAAAAAACTTTTACTAATCTCGTAAAAAGAAGTATGCGAGCATTTATTGTAAAAGTTTTTTTGTCTAAAAAAATAGAAACAAAAGTTTTGATTATTGGTGGTGCTATTTTTGGTATCACACTTTTTGCGTTGCTTTTTATTTTTCCAAAATCAACTGAAAAAGCACCTGTTCAATTATTGTCGTCTGCTGATAGCTCCTCAACGTCAAAAACGACGCTAAAGAAAAGTTCAAGCAGCGAACCAGAAAAACGGATTTTTTACGTCGACGTTAAAGGTGCCGTTTTAACTGCTCAAGTGATTAAAATACATGAGGGTGAGATTGTACAATCTGCCATCAATCAGGCTGGTGGGGCAAATTCTGAGGCTGATATGACCAAATTAAATTTAGCTGCGGAGGTAACCGCTGGTCAGGTTATTTATGTACCGAAAAAAGGCGAGGACATTCCAACACAGTTTTCAACTACAAATACTAATTCAACAGTTTCTTCAACGGGTAACACAAACTCAGAGAAGGCTAAAATTGACCTAAACACTGCTGATACAGCAGCCTTGCAGACAATTACAGGCGTGGGTATAAAAAAAGCTGAGGAAATTTTAAAATATCGTGATGAACACGGCAAATTTAAATCAGTGGAAGATTTAAAAAAAATATCCGGTTTTGGTCAAAAAACGGTTGAAAAACTACTCGATTATGTTTGCGTTAACTAAGTTTGCTCAAAATAATTATTTTTGTCTCGGTCTGTTGATCGCAGCTTTGACTGCAACGTATTTTCGTTTTTCTCTTTTGACTGTTTGCCTTTTTTTATTTGCTTTCGTCAGGGTCATTTTGTGTTATTCCAGAAAAATTATTTTCGCATCTGTCTTTTTAGTTATATTATTCTTGCTGCGTTTTTACTGTTTTCAAACAAGCTTGCAACAGCAAACATTACCAAATCAGCAAGATGCTCAAATAAAAGTAAGATTATACGCAGATGAAATAATCATTAATGGTGATCAGCTGAAAGCCAAGGCATTCGACCTGACTCACAAGCACAAGATCGTATTGTATGTCAAAATTAAATCAGCTGCTGAAAAGCTTTTTTGGGAAAACAATCGTGAAAATCTGATTTGTTTGGTTAACGGAGACGTTGGCAAGCCGCAAAGAGCGACGAATTTCTTTCAATTTGATGTTCGCGATTATTTTTCAACACAATCGATCACAAATCAGCTGAGTCAAAGCAGTTTCGAACGGGTATCTAAATGGCGGCCGAAAAATATTTTCAATATCATTAACGAACGGATTCACTTTTTCAGAAAAGCATTAATTGACTATTTAAATGTGATGCCAAGTCCATTATCAGAATATGCGAGATCCTTATTCATTGGTGATCTTGATAATGATTTTTACCAGCAATATCCCGGAGTGACTGATTTAGGCCTGATCCATCTCTTTAGTATTTCCGGTTTTCAGGTTAGCTATTTTTTTATTTTTTTGCGTAAACTATTCAAGCAAATTCATTTACGCAAAGAACATGCACTTATTTTGATTGCCGCCACAATGCCATTATTTTTTGTCTTTTCTGGAGCCGTTCAATCTTTGCTTCGACCGGTCATTGCTGCCGAATTGATGGCCGTTGGAGGTCTCTTTCATCTCAGGGTGAGTAAAGAAATAATCTGGTCTGGGTCTTTATTGATTGGCATTGGACTTTCACCGATGATTTTATTTAGTATTGGTGGCCAATTATCATATTTACTGAGCTTTTCTTTGCTTTTTATTGGTCATTTAAAAAAATTTCAACAAGGTTTATTGATGAGTTTGGTTAGCATGCCAATCGTTTTGGGTGCAAAATTCACTTGGCATCTTCTAAGTACGCCGGCTAACTTCTTTGCGATACCGATATTTGGTATCGTGATAATGCCTTTGATTGCGATTGCGGCCTGTCTGCAACCTTTTCTACCAATTGTAACAAACACAATTAATTACTTAATCCAATTATTTGCTGAGCTAATTGAATGGATTTCTCAATTACCTGGAAAAATTGTTTTTGGCAAGTTGGATGATTGGCTCATTGTGCCTCTTGTCATTTTAATTTTATTGGCTTTCGATGAAAGAAAAAAATTACGCAAGATATCAACAACCCTCGCTGCCATAATTCTTATCAGCAGTTTTCTTTGGATTCATTTGCCAAAAAATGGTGAATTTTCAGCTTTCGATATTGGTCAGGGCGATGCTCTGCTTTTAAGAACGCCAGGTAACCAGCAAACTGTTTTAATTGATACGGGTGGTAAAGTGGTTTTGCCGAAACAAGGTTGGCAACAGTCTGTTGCTGTTTCTAATCAAGCGAAATCGATTATTGTGAATTATCTACAGGCAAAGGGTATAGGCCATGTTGATTTTCTCGTTTTATCTCATGGAGATATGGATCATATTGGCAATGCGAAATATTTATTTGCACAGATGAGAGTAGACCGTTTATTAATTCCAGCCGGTATGTTGCAAACACATGCGTTTAAAAAAGAAATTTTGCCATATTTGAATAAAACGCAAGTCATTGAGGTAACAGCCGATACGAAAATCAATCGTTTTCCATTCCAAATCGTTCATCCATTTACTTCGGGCCAGGCTGAGAATGAGGATTCAATTGCTTTGTTTACGAAAATTGGTGGTCTCACTGTTTTTACAGCCGGAGATTTGCCTAAAGAAGGTGAAAGCGCAATTCAAAAACGCTATCCACAATTAAAAGTTGATTTAATTAAATTTGGACACCACGGTTCAAATACATCTAGTGACAAACGGGTTTTGCAAGACTGGCAAGTGCGTTTTGGTATTATTTCTGCAGGCAGGCATAACCGTTATGGACACCCGAAATCCGATATGCAGAAAACTATTTCTGATTTACACATTCAATCTTTTAATACTCAAACCAATGGCATGACTCGCTTCGTTTATACTGATAAAAAGAGCTATTTTCAGACTTTTGCAAAGGACTTTGATGACACCGAATGATTTTAGAAAACAATTTCAACATGAGCAATTGCCATCCGTTATTTCTTTTACTGGTGATGAAGATTTTGTAGCGGAACAAACGATCACAGCACTCGAAAATTCGGTAGATAAAAATTTTCGTTCCTGGGATTTTGTTCGAGCTAATTATGACAATCAAAACATTCGTGAAATTTTGGCAGATGCCGCAACTTTGTCCTTTAATGCAAATCGTCGTTTTGTGATCATTGATAATCCACTTTTTTTGACGACAAAAGGCAGCTTGGAAAAATCAGAGGAAACATTATTACTCAACTATTTATCTCATCCAGAGCCGGAAAATACGTTAATTTTCAATGCTGTCGGACTGACCTTAGACCGCAGAAAAAAAATTGTCAAAAATTTAGCCAATCATGCTGAAAATATTGATTTTCAGCCGCTTTCGCAAAGAGAAATCGTTCAAGTCACCAAAAAACGTTTTAATGAGGCACATATTTCAATTGCAGATAACGAGCTTAGCTATTACGTACAACGCCTTGGTTTAAATTTACGTCTGATCATAAACAACCTTAGCAAACTAATTATGTATGGCCAAAATCATCTGATTACCAAGGAAAGCATTGATGCACTAGTTACGCCCGAATTGACAGAATCAGCCTTCGATTTGGTTGAGGCATTGAATAAAAAACAAACCGAAAAAGCACTTGAAATATACAAAAATTTGCTAGATCAAGGTCAAGCAGCAATCAGGATCAACGCGCTGCTTTTATCTCAATATCGATTACTACTGCAAGCCAAAAGTCTTTCTTTAAGTGATGATAATTTAGCTAGAAAACTTCATATTCATCCATATCGAGCAAAGCTAGCTAATCAATTCGCCAGTCTTGAACATTTTTCCGAAATCAGTAATAGCTATCTTAATTTGGCCGATATTGATTTGAAACTTAAATCAACAAATCTAGATCCAAATTTATTATTTGAAATTTTTGTTTCAAGAAAAATTTAGCTGATGTTTTTTCACCATTCGGAGAATCCAAGCTGCATAGATACAAGCAACTATAAGAATCAATGCATTTATTGAGAAATCAAGCAGATTTACTTTGGAATTTCCGAGACCGAAAATAGCATTCGGGTCCGCTAAAAATGCGATCATATCAATCGCGCTATGAAATAAAATTGTTGCAGTTAAATTTTTTGTTGTTAAATAAATCAAACCAAACAACACGCCTAAAGACATTGTGTAGATCATTTGAATGCCTGTTACAGGTAAACTAGCTGCTGATAAAAGATTTAATAGATGCAATCCTGAGAAGAAAATAGCTGAGATTATAATAATGCTATAGTTGGAGAATTTACTTTGATCATCTACGGTATCCAAATTGCCAATCATGATTCCGCGCGCCGAATATTCTTCAAAAATACCAATTAATAATGATAGAACGATTGCGGTAAAGTAATTTAAAAAAGATAAATGAATTGCTTTGGCAAATAGAACTAGAAAATTGATTACGATAAAAATTAAAGTGGGGAAACCGATAATTAGTGCTTTTAGAAAATTTTTATCAATAAATTTAATTTTAATTTTAAAAACAAAATGATTAAATAACCAAATAAAAAAAATAGCTGCTGCTTCGCTAATGATAGCAAGCCAACTCAAGTAAACTTGATTGTTCGTTAATGAATTATAACTAACCCTGCCTGCGCCAAAAACTGCCTTGAATATAGAAAAAATAACTGACAAAATAGCTGTACCGGCAATTGATCCACATAATAAAGAAAAAATCGTTGCAAAAAAAATTTGCAACGACCGAAATAGTGTTTGTCTTTGACTTTTCATCGAAGGAGACACGGGGATTCGAACCCCGGCGCCGACTCTACATCGGTTCGGCGGATTTCGAGTCCGCTGCATTACCACTCTGCCATGTCTCCGAGCTACAGAAGTAATTCTAGCAAAAAAAAAAGCTTTTTTCCTATTGTAATTTAGATTAATCAGATGGAAATTAAAATAATGCAGCTGATCTTAATTTTTTGATGTTTTCA is part of the Oenococcus sicerae genome and encodes:
- a CDS encoding CPBP family glutamic-type intramembrane protease; this translates as MQIFFATIFSLLCGSIAGTAILSVIFSIFKAVFGAGRVSYNSLTNNQVYLSWLAIISEAAAIFFIWLFNHFVFKIKIKFIDKNFLKALIIGFPTLIFIVINFLVLFAKAIHLSFLNYFTAIVLSLLIGIFEEYSARGIMIGNLDTVDDQSKFSNYSIIIISAIFFSGLHLLNLLSAASLPVTGIQMIYTMSLGVLFGLIYLTTKNLTATILFHSAIDMIAFLADPNAIFGLGNSKVNLLDFSINALILIVACIYAAWILRMVKKHQLNFS
- the holA gene encoding DNA polymerase III subunit delta, whose amino-acid sequence is MTPNDFRKQFQHEQLPSVISFTGDEDFVAEQTITALENSVDKNFRSWDFVRANYDNQNIREILADAATLSFNANRRFVIIDNPLFLTTKGSLEKSEETLLLNYLSHPEPENTLIFNAVGLTLDRRKKIVKNLANHAENIDFQPLSQREIVQVTKKRFNEAHISIADNELSYYVQRLGLNLRLIINNLSKLIMYGQNHLITKESIDALVTPELTESAFDLVEALNKKQTEKALEIYKNLLDQGQAAIRINALLLSQYRLLLQAKSLSLSDDNLARKLHIHPYRAKLANQFASLEHFSEISNSYLNLADIDLKLKSTNLDPNLLFEIFVSRKI
- a CDS encoding ComEA family DNA-binding protein gives rise to the protein MSKKIETKVLIIGGAIFGITLFALLFIFPKSTEKAPVQLLSSADSSSTSKTTLKKSSSSEPEKRIFYVDVKGAVLTAQVIKIHEGEIVQSAINQAGGANSEADMTKLNLAAEVTAGQVIYVPKKGEDIPTQFSTTNTNSTVSSTGNTNSEKAKIDLNTADTAALQTITGVGIKKAEEILKYRDEHGKFKSVEDLKKISGFGQKTVEKLLDYVCVN
- a CDS encoding DNA internalization-related competence protein ComEC/Rec2, which translates into the protein MVKKRLKNYSIMFALTKFAQNNYFCLGLLIAALTATYFRFSLLTVCLFLFAFVRVILCYSRKIIFASVFLVILFLLRFYCFQTSLQQQTLPNQQDAQIKVRLYADEIIINGDQLKAKAFDLTHKHKIVLYVKIKSAAEKLFWENNRENLICLVNGDVGKPQRATNFFQFDVRDYFSTQSITNQLSQSSFERVSKWRPKNIFNIINERIHFFRKALIDYLNVMPSPLSEYARSLFIGDLDNDFYQQYPGVTDLGLIHLFSISGFQVSYFFIFLRKLFKQIHLRKEHALILIAATMPLFFVFSGAVQSLLRPVIAAELMAVGGLFHLRVSKEIIWSGSLLIGIGLSPMILFSIGGQLSYLLSFSLLFIGHLKKFQQGLLMSLVSMPIVLGAKFTWHLLSTPANFFAIPIFGIVIMPLIAIAACLQPFLPIVTNTINYLIQLFAELIEWISQLPGKIVFGKLDDWLIVPLVILILLAFDERKKLRKISTTLAAIILISSFLWIHLPKNGEFSAFDIGQGDALLLRTPGNQQTVLIDTGGKVVLPKQGWQQSVAVSNQAKSIIVNYLQAKGIGHVDFLVLSHGDMDHIGNAKYLFAQMRVDRLLIPAGMLQTHAFKKEILPYLNKTQVIEVTADTKINRFPFQIVHPFTSGQAENEDSIALFTKIGGLTVFTAGDLPKEGESAIQKRYPQLKVDLIKFGHHGSNTSSDKRVLQDWQVRFGIISAGRHNRYGHPKSDMQKTISDLHIQSFNTQTNGMTRFVYTDKKSYFQTFAKDFDDTE